The Williamwhitmania taraxaci genome includes a window with the following:
- a CDS encoding efflux RND transporter periplasmic adaptor subunit encodes MKKKNNILKYAILGVVIVALLLVVGKSAGWLGKEISVKVAIERPTKRTIVETITANGKVQPVKEVKISPDVSGEIVELMVKEGDKVNKGDLLVKIKPDTYVSGMERAEAALNSSNARLLQTEAQLQMAKLAYDRNKELFAQKAISQADFESAESQFKVAKGDYEAARFSVKSADATVKEARESLAKTTIYAPVSGTISKLNVEKGERVVGTMQMAGTELMRLANLNNMEVRVDVNENDIVRVKYNDTALIEVDAYMGRKFKGIVTQIANSASVQGGSADQVTSFEVRVLLLEDSYADLTKKGIANPFRPGMSATVDIQTERKENVMTLPIQAITILSDTTKMDMEKKSGSKEEKKPEAKSGSVDAKKSVSDKPVEVVFVVTKTNKVKHYAVKTGIQDDSYIEIISGLTDSMEVVIAPFSVISRRLKDSVLVQKVPKDKLFEKE; translated from the coding sequence ATGAAAAAGAAAAACAACATTTTAAAATATGCGATATTGGGTGTCGTAATTGTTGCCCTGCTTCTTGTTGTCGGAAAGTCGGCTGGCTGGTTAGGCAAGGAAATTTCTGTAAAGGTGGCCATTGAAAGACCTACTAAGCGGACAATTGTGGAAACGATCACCGCCAACGGTAAAGTCCAACCGGTAAAGGAGGTCAAAATAAGTCCAGATGTATCGGGCGAGATTGTGGAGTTAATGGTTAAGGAGGGTGATAAGGTAAATAAGGGTGATCTTCTTGTGAAGATTAAACCTGACACCTATGTTAGTGGAATGGAGAGAGCTGAGGCTGCTCTTAATTCTTCCAATGCTCGATTGTTACAAACTGAGGCACAACTCCAAATGGCAAAACTTGCCTACGATAGGAACAAGGAGTTGTTTGCTCAGAAAGCAATATCGCAAGCTGATTTCGAAAGTGCCGAGTCGCAATTTAAGGTTGCCAAAGGCGATTATGAAGCGGCTAGGTTTAGCGTTAAGAGTGCCGATGCCACCGTAAAAGAGGCTCGTGAAAGCTTAGCAAAAACTACCATCTATGCTCCTGTGTCGGGAACTATTTCTAAACTCAATGTTGAAAAAGGTGAGCGCGTGGTAGGAACCATGCAAATGGCTGGTACTGAACTAATGCGCTTGGCGAACCTGAACAATATGGAGGTTCGTGTGGATGTAAATGAGAACGACATTGTTCGTGTTAAGTATAACGATACGGCACTAATTGAGGTGGATGCCTACATGGGTAGGAAATTTAAAGGAATTGTTACCCAAATTGCAAACTCGGCTAGTGTTCAGGGTGGTTCGGCCGATCAGGTAACTAGTTTCGAAGTAAGAGTTCTGTTATTGGAGGATTCTTACGCCGATTTAACAAAAAAGGGGATTGCTAACCCGTTTCGTCCGGGTATGTCCGCCACGGTTGATATACAAACTGAGCGCAAGGAAAACGTTATGACCTTACCTATTCAGGCCATCACTATTTTGTCCGATACTACCAAAATGGATATGGAAAAGAAGTCGGGTAGCAAAGAAGAAAAGAAACCAGAGGCTAAAAGCGGCTCGGTGGATGCCAAAAAAAGCGTTAGCGATAAACCGGTTGAGGTTGTCTTTGTTGTGACTAAGACAAATAAGGTAAAGCACTATGCTGTTAAAACGGGTATTCAGGATGATTCCTACATTGAAATTATATCGGGCCTCACCGATTCGATGGAAGTAGTTATTGCTCCTTTTAGTGTAATTTCGCGGCGGTTAAAAGATTCTGTTTTGGTTCAAAAGGTGCCAAAAGATAAACTGTTCGAAAAGGAATAA
- a CDS encoding TolC family protein: MQLQRIQLKWSVVALMLLVGHSSFGQTEPATDSTTNGWSLEQCVRYALENNLSIKSQDLSLKVQENTYRASQYSLLPSLSADVSQSTTIGRAVDPTTYTFVDKTVMNGNGSISANVVLFNGWQKQNTIKKNRYDLLATSSEFEKLKNDISLNITAAYLQILLDEELYRVSEDQLTLTQQQVAQTRKLVDAGKVVLGNLLDIQAQEASEELQLVNSKNKLALSNLQLIQLLDLTDTTFRIAQPALDGFDIALVTSDYNSVYPIAEGYLPQIKTAQFRVEGAKTAISIAQGGYYPQLTLGASYGSSYSDNRDQVTVVNGVPVSKSYPFFDQLQDNKNLGVYFRLSIPIFSGFSTRYNVSNSKANYHRSVIALQVEKNNLYKEIQQASSDAVASYNRYTASNKSVETLNQAFKYNENRFNVGLITSLEYNTAKNKLAKAQSDLLQARYEYIFKTKIMDFYRGNPIKL; this comes from the coding sequence ATGCAATTACAACGTATTCAATTAAAATGGAGTGTTGTGGCATTGATGCTTCTTGTCGGCCACTCTTCTTTTGGACAGACAGAACCGGCCACAGATTCAACCACAAACGGTTGGAGTTTGGAGCAATGCGTTCGCTATGCACTCGAGAATAATCTCAGCATAAAGAGTCAAGATTTGAGCCTAAAGGTTCAGGAGAACACTTATCGAGCCTCGCAATATAGCCTTTTACCCTCGCTTAGCGCTGATGTGTCTCAAAGCACAACAATTGGAAGGGCGGTAGATCCTACCACCTACACTTTTGTGGATAAAACAGTAATGAACGGTAATGGTTCCATCAGCGCAAACGTCGTGCTATTTAATGGCTGGCAAAAACAAAACACCATCAAGAAGAATCGCTACGATTTGCTGGCAACCAGCAGTGAGTTTGAGAAGTTGAAAAACGATATTTCCTTAAATATTACGGCCGCTTACTTGCAGATACTTCTCGATGAGGAACTTTATCGGGTTAGCGAGGATCAGCTAACTCTTACCCAACAACAGGTTGCACAAACCCGCAAATTGGTGGATGCAGGTAAAGTAGTGCTTGGAAACCTTCTCGATATTCAGGCACAGGAGGCCTCTGAGGAGTTGCAATTGGTGAACTCTAAGAACAAACTCGCGCTTTCTAACCTACAGCTTATCCAGCTGCTCGACCTGACCGATACCACGTTCAGAATAGCTCAACCCGCTCTTGATGGCTTTGATATCGCTCTTGTTACTTCCGATTACAATTCGGTTTATCCTATTGCCGAGGGTTACTTGCCCCAGATAAAAACAGCGCAATTTAGGGTGGAAGGTGCCAAAACAGCTATCAGTATTGCTCAGGGAGGTTACTATCCGCAGCTAACGCTTGGAGCATCTTACGGCTCTAGCTATTCCGATAATCGCGATCAGGTAACGGTTGTAAATGGAGTGCCAGTATCCAAGAGTTATCCGTTTTTTGACCAGTTGCAGGATAACAAAAATTTGGGTGTCTACTTCCGGTTGAGTATTCCAATTTTTTCTGGTTTCTCTACGCGCTATAATGTGAGTAATTCAAAAGCGAATTACCATAGGTCGGTAATTGCTCTTCAGGTGGAAAAGAATAACCTTTATAAAGAAATACAGCAGGCTTCGTCCGATGCCGTTGCTTCCTATAATCGATATACTGCCAGCAACAAATCGGTGGAGACCTTAAACCAAGCATTCAAGTATAACGAGAATCGATTCAATGTTGGGCTAATCACCTCATTGGAGTATAATACGGCAAAGAATAAGCTGGCTAAGGCGCAAAGCGACTTGTTGCAAGCACGCTACGAGTATATCTTTAAGACAAAAATTATGGACTTTTACAGGGGGAATCCTATTAAGCTCTAA
- a CDS encoding cache domain-containing protein, producing the protein MVIKLKIRQKIQLFILSTSIVIFVATIGYISISARNIAVSSARDLADARIQESALNIQDKLNADFSVVRTFSQSFLEYRNLPREEWKKLFSGMYLNVLQRNPQMDAIWDSWELSNLDPTWNKPYGREFYLCWREGGEILTKSEIRSLTGDPPHYAAMKAAGVENIAEPYISLLQKGGLMTTLVCPMFEKGKYIGLIGVDLLLTRFQEYVRNIKPFEGSYAFMLSGDGMIVSDPDTAKVGKNQSEFDFRKQMNEKYKILEQMRKGKKVSFTDFNENGEEYYYSYTPMQVGQTLTPWTLGIAVPLKSMLRDANHAYNVSIITGILGLLILVLVIAYLANSITLPIEKVTKSLAQMATGKVDRSMKQDIHTGDEMDDMTKALNISIDGLVDKADFATAIGQENLSVDINLLSNEDILGKALLNMRDSLRKAKLEEETRKEEEAKIQWANQGLASFTEILRQTNDGMVTLSDNIIKHLVRYLNAIQGGIFVKNEDDVHNVFYEMVAAFAYDRKKYLTKTYEEAEGLVGTCGAERNTIYLTEIPQDYIEITSGLGDANPNVLLLVPLKTEEVILGVMEIASLHKFEKYQIEFVEKIAQNIAATIHSVRVNEKTKVLLEQSQQQAEIMAAQEEEMRQNMEELQATQEESARKGTEMEGLINALNASNYVIEYDIRGYIRSVNDSYLDLLGVSRENIVGTHHSDGVDMSTYEEETYDEFWNTLLAGKIKKHTTKLKINGIDLTLIETYTPIFNEHGEITTILKIATDVTDAQKKKH; encoded by the coding sequence ATGGTTATCAAACTGAAAATCCGCCAGAAGATACAACTCTTCATCCTCAGCACATCAATTGTTATTTTTGTGGCCACCATAGGCTACATAAGCATTTCGGCCCGAAACATAGCCGTTTCCAGCGCTCGCGATCTGGCGGATGCTCGAATACAAGAATCGGCGTTAAACATTCAGGATAAGTTGAATGCAGATTTTTCCGTGGTGAGAACCTTCTCACAGTCGTTCTTGGAATACCGTAACCTTCCTCGGGAGGAATGGAAAAAATTATTTTCGGGAATGTATCTAAACGTTCTTCAACGTAATCCGCAAATGGATGCCATTTGGGATAGTTGGGAGTTGAGCAACCTCGATCCCACATGGAACAAACCCTACGGAAGAGAATTCTACCTCTGCTGGCGCGAAGGCGGTGAAATTTTGACAAAATCGGAGATAAGAAGCCTTACTGGCGATCCACCGCACTACGCTGCAATGAAAGCTGCGGGAGTTGAAAACATAGCAGAACCATACATCTCTCTTCTCCAAAAAGGAGGATTGATGACCACCTTGGTATGCCCCATGTTCGAAAAAGGGAAATATATTGGCCTTATTGGAGTAGACTTACTGCTCACACGCTTTCAGGAGTACGTTCGAAACATAAAACCATTTGAGGGAAGTTACGCCTTTATGCTTTCCGGAGATGGAATGATTGTTTCGGACCCGGATACCGCAAAAGTTGGCAAAAACCAATCAGAATTTGATTTCCGCAAGCAAATGAACGAGAAGTATAAAATTCTCGAACAGATGCGTAAGGGCAAGAAAGTTTCTTTTACCGATTTTAATGAAAATGGAGAAGAATACTACTATTCCTATACACCTATGCAGGTGGGGCAAACACTGACTCCTTGGACTTTGGGCATTGCCGTTCCCCTAAAATCGATGCTGAGGGATGCAAACCACGCCTATAATGTTTCAATCATTACCGGAATTTTAGGTTTGCTCATACTCGTTTTGGTTATTGCATATTTGGCCAACAGCATCACCCTTCCCATCGAAAAGGTGACTAAGAGTCTGGCTCAGATGGCCACCGGTAAGGTTGATCGCAGCATGAAGCAAGATATCCATACTGGCGATGAAATGGACGATATGACCAAGGCGCTCAATATATCCATTGATGGATTGGTTGATAAGGCTGACTTTGCAACCGCAATCGGCCAAGAGAACCTCTCCGTTGACATCAACCTGCTCAGCAATGAGGATATTTTAGGCAAAGCCCTGCTCAACATGCGCGACAGCCTACGAAAAGCAAAACTCGAAGAGGAAACCCGCAAGGAGGAAGAGGCAAAAATTCAATGGGCCAACCAAGGCTTAGCTTCCTTTACTGAGATACTACGCCAAACCAACGATGGAATGGTAACCCTTTCCGACAATATTATAAAGCATTTGGTTCGCTACCTAAATGCAATTCAGGGTGGAATCTTTGTGAAAAACGAGGACGATGTGCATAACGTATTCTACGAAATGGTGGCAGCCTTTGCTTACGACCGAAAAAAATACCTTACAAAAACATACGAGGAGGCCGAAGGCCTTGTTGGTACATGTGGAGCCGAACGCAACACCATATACCTAACCGAAATCCCCCAAGATTATATTGAAATAACCAGTGGACTGGGCGATGCAAATCCTAATGTCCTTCTTCTCGTTCCACTTAAAACAGAAGAGGTTATTCTCGGTGTTATGGAGATCGCCTCCCTTCATAAATTTGAAAAATACCAAATCGAATTTGTCGAGAAAATTGCCCAAAATATTGCGGCAACAATTCACTCGGTTCGCGTTAACGAAAAAACTAAGGTTCTCCTAGAACAATCGCAGCAGCAAGCCGAAATCATGGCAGCACAAGAAGAGGAGATGCGTCAGAACATGGAAGAGCTGCAGGCAACACAAGAAGAGTCGGCCCGAAAAGGAACTGAAATGGAAGGATTGATTAATGCCCTTAACGCTTCCAACTACGTTATTGAATACGATATTCGTGGATATATTCGAAGCGTAAACGACTCCTACCTCGATCTGCTTGGTGTCAGCCGTGAAAACATTGTAGGTACCCACCATTCCGATGGTGTGGACATGTCTACCTACGAAGAAGAAACATACGATGAATTTTGGAATACCTTACTTGCTGGTAAGATTAAGAAGCACACCACAAAGCTAAAAATTAACGGCATCGATTTGACACTGATCGAAACCTACACTCCTATTTTTAACGAGCACGGCGAAATAACTACAATTCTTAAAATTGCTACCGACGTAACCGACGCTCAAAAGAAAAAACATTAA
- a CDS encoding DUF2797 domain-containing protein, which produces MSSVGVLRKMKVAYAVGDPQVNYTLVLDNEDIPMNRLLGTAIRLSWTNRILCLNCGKTTKKSFGQGYCYPCFIKIPETEACVLRPELCRAHLGEARNMQWAEQHCLADHYVYLAVSGGLKVGVTRKSQIPIRWIDQGASRAVRIAQLPNRFLAGSLEVALKAYFSDKTDWRKMLRGVEPEEIDLAGQRTLSRELFPQNLLDYFLPSDEIYEINYPVLEYPTILNSVNLEKVGIVEGVLTGIRGQYIMLDKQRVMNIRTFSGYEIIFEKVDL; this is translated from the coding sequence ATGAGCAGTGTAGGTGTTTTACGGAAAATGAAGGTGGCGTATGCCGTTGGTGATCCTCAGGTAAACTATACCCTTGTGCTCGACAATGAGGATATTCCCATGAATAGGCTACTTGGAACGGCCATTCGATTGTCGTGGACAAATCGTATTCTGTGCCTGAATTGTGGTAAAACCACAAAGAAGAGTTTTGGCCAAGGCTACTGTTATCCCTGCTTTATTAAGATACCGGAAACGGAGGCTTGTGTTCTTAGGCCGGAGTTGTGTCGTGCTCACCTTGGCGAAGCTCGCAACATGCAATGGGCCGAGCAACATTGTCTTGCCGATCATTATGTTTACCTGGCAGTTTCCGGTGGGCTAAAGGTTGGGGTAACCCGTAAAAGCCAAATACCTATACGGTGGATTGATCAAGGAGCCTCTCGGGCAGTTCGCATTGCGCAACTTCCCAACCGATTTTTGGCCGGATCGTTGGAGGTTGCGCTCAAGGCATACTTTTCCGATAAGACCGATTGGCGCAAGATGCTCCGAGGTGTTGAACCCGAGGAGATTGATTTGGCTGGACAACGAACACTTTCGCGGGAGCTTTTTCCACAGAATCTGCTTGATTATTTTCTTCCTTCCGACGAGATTTATGAGATTAACTATCCCGTGTTGGAGTATCCTACCATCCTTAATTCGGTCAATCTTGAGAAGGTGGGGATAGTTGAGGGCGTTTTAACCGGTATTCGAGGACAATACATTATGCTCGACAAGCAAAGGGTTATGAATATTAGGACATTTAGTGGGTATGAAATAATTTTTGAAAAGGTTGATTTGTAG